In Juglans regia cultivar Chandler chromosome 5, Walnut 2.0, whole genome shotgun sequence, the following are encoded in one genomic region:
- the LOC109021554 gene encoding ankyrin repeat and SAM domain-containing protein 1A-like produces MAATSEESTMLPGHRDEDQLLIRNLYNAVRAGNLEETRHILEYYPEALNMRITYKNETALHIAVIYGHEHIVELLVNQMSNEGLTMYDYDGNTALILAAMLGKCRMAECMLRKYPCLIRIRDSKRNRLPVAWAMEFGQIEMARRLYDLTCDEDLIPQDNDEEIQYSDTATLLNNAIYTGTLDIALRLIRRWPRLALTRGNTRFLAKPDSEFLLSYALTQSPIYALTSMRQSFSSENQLGFWKKRIYSCITTLSFNSLALYCTFCNIIQY; encoded by the exons atggcAGCTACGTCGGAGGAGAGTACGATGCTTCCCGGACATCGGGATGAAGATCAGTTACTTATAAGGAACTTGTACAATGCTGTGCGAGCCGGTAATTTGGAAGAGACAAGACATATTCTTGAGTATTATCCTGAGGCATTGAATATGAGAATCACATATAAAAACGAAACGGCTCTTCACATTGCTGTTATATATGGACATGAGCATATAGTGGAGTTGTTGGTGAATCAAATGTCCAATGAGGGCCTGACAATGTATGATTATGACGGCAACACAGCTCTAATCTTGGCTGCCATGCTTGGGAAATGTCGAATGGCTGAGTGCATGCTTCGAAAGTACCCTTGCTTGATCCGTATTAGAGATTCCAAACGTAATAGGCTTCCGGTTGCTTGGGCAATGGAATTCGGGCAAATAGAAATGGCGCGCCGTTTGTATGATCTTACTTGTGACGAAGATTTGATTCCACAAGATAATGATGAGGAGATTCAATACTCCGATACTGCTACGCTTCTTAACAATGCTATCTACACGGGAACTTTGG ATATTGCTTTGCGATTAATCCGACGCTGGCCACGTTTGGCACTGACTCGTGGCAACACCAGATTCTTGGCAAAACCGGACTCCGAGTTTCTACTCTCCTACGCACTGACACAGTCTCCCATCTATGCATTGACCTCTATGCGTCAATCCTTCTCAAGTGAAAATCAGcttggattttggaaaaaacGCATCTACTCGTGTATTACCACTCTCTCCTTTAATTCTCTTGCTTTATATTGtacattttgtaatattattcaatattaa
- the LOC109021555 gene encoding uncharacterized protein LOC109021555, which yields MGVNVKRRKDTKWKPPDEGVTKVNFDTAIDKPNNKVGLGIVARNYKGELLFSLCASKMFSGNSDLAEAITLWRAMDLVVELDDRNVVFEGDAERVIKGVAGKGIICALMAQFFDDMRSRLVHRQDWSVEFIYREGNSVAHELVKRAVRIEGKCC from the coding sequence ATGGGGGTAAAcgtcaaaagaagaaaagatacaaAGTGGAAGCCACCAGATGAAGGTGTAACAAAGGTAAATTTCGATACTGCTATTGATAAACCAAATAACAAAGTTGGGTTGGGCATAGTAGCAAGAAATTATAAGGGAGagcttttattttcattatgtgCCTCAAAGATGTTTAGTGGAAATTCAGATTTGGCTGAAGCTATTACCTTATGGAGAGCTATGGATCTAGTTGTGGAACTAGATGATCGAAATGTGGTTTTTGAAGGAGATGCTGAAAGAGTGATAAAAGGGGTAGCAGGGAAGGGAATCATATGTGCATTGATGGCTCAGTTCTTTGATGACATGAGAAGCAGACTGGTTCATAGACAAGATTGGTCTGTGGAATTCATTTATAGGGAAGGCAATAGTGTGGCTCATGAACTTGTTAAGAGAGCAGTGAGAATAGAAGGGAAATGTTGCTAG